CGCGACCTGACCGTCGGGGTGATCGGCACCGGACGCATCGGCGCCGCAGTCGTGGACAGGCTGCGAGGTTTTGGCTGCCGGATCCTGGCCTGTGACAACCGTCCCAAGGCCCCCGTCGATTACGTTCCTCTTGATGAGTTGCTGCGGCGCAGTGACATCGTCACGCTCCACACGCCGCTCACCGCGGATACCCATCACCTCCTGGATCACCAGCGCATCGAGCAGATGAAGCGCGGCGCGTTCATCATCAACACCGGCCGCGGTGCGCTCGTTGACACCGAGGCCCTCGTTTCGGCGCTGGACAGCGGCAGGCTGGGCGGTGCGGCGCTGGACGTCCTCGAAGGTGAGGAAGGAACGTTCTACGCCGACTGCCGCGACAAACCCATTACGAGCAAACCCTTGCTGCGGCTGCACGAAATGCCGAACGTGCTCATCAGTCCGCACACCGCCTACTACACCGACCACGCCCTGCGCGACACGGTGGAAAACTCCCTCGCCAACTGCCTGAAATTCGAAAGCAGGAACCAGCATGGATAGGTTGCAGGTCGGAATCATCTTCGGGGGCTGTTCCGAGGAACACCCGGTCTCCGTCAAATCCGCACAAGAGGTCGCAAAACACCTCGACACCGAGAAGTACGAACCGTTCTACATCGGGATCACGAGCAGCGGTGCCTGGATGCTGTGCGACGGCCCTGGCGCGAATTGGGAAAACGGTCGTTGCCGCCCGGCTGTGCTGTCGCCGGACCGCAGCGTGCGCGGATTGCTCGTGCTCGAACAGGGGCACTACCAGACCATCAATCTGGACGTCGTGTTGCCCGTCCTGCACGGAAAGCTCGGCGAGGACGGTGCGATCCAGGGTTTGCTGGAGCTCTCCGGCATCCCCTACATCGGGTGCGACGTGCAGAGCTCCGCTCTGTGCATGGACAAATCCCTGACGTACACCGTCGTCCGCGGCGCGGGAATCGCTACGCCGAATTTCTGGATCGTCCCGGCGGACGAGGATGTCCATCCCGGCCGCTTCACCTTTCCCGTCTTCGTGAAGCCGGCCCGGTCGGGATCATCGTTCGGCGTCAGCAAGGTCTCTCGAGAAGAAGACTTGATGGATGCGGTGGAGACCGCGCGGCAGTACGACTCGAAGGTGCTGATCGAGGAGGCTGTCGTGGGCAGTGAAATCGGGTGTTCCATACTGGGGAACGATCCGGACCTGTTCGCGGGCGAGGTGGATCGAATCGCGCTGTCCCATGGCTTTTTCCGGATCCACCAGGAGGATGCACCGGAACTCGGATCCGAGAACTCGGCGTTCATCGTTCCCGCGGACATCCCGGCCGAGTCGCGCGCGCTCGTCCAGGAGACGGCGAAGGACATCTACCGCGCCCTGGGATGCCGGGGACTCGCGCGGGTGGACATGTTCCTCAAGGAGGACGGCAGCGTGGTGCTCAACGAGGTCAACACCTTTCCCGGGCTGACCTCCTACAGCCGTTATCCGAGGATGATGGCGGCCGCGGGACTGCCGCTCGCCGAGGTGATCGACCGCACGGTGTCGCTGGCGCTGACGGGGAAGTGACGATGCACGAGGATTTTGTCTTCGTCGACGAGTTCGTGACGGGCATACGCTGGGATGCCAAGTACGCCACGTGGGACAACTTCACCGGCAAGCCGGTGGACGGCTATCTGTCGAACCGGATAGTCGGTACCAGGGCGTTGTGCGCAGCCCTGGCGGAAGCGCAGGAAAAGGCCGAATCCCTCGGCTTCGGTCTGCTCCTGTGGGACGGCTATCGCCCGCAACGCGCAGTGGACTGCTTCCTGCGCTGGTCGCAACAGCCGGAGGACGGCCGGACGAAGCCACGACACTATCCGAACATCGACCGAGCCGAGATGTTCGAGAAAGGCTATGTGGCCGCCAAGTCGGGCCACAGCCGCGGCAGCACGGTGGACTTGACGCTCTACCACCTGGCTACCGGTGAACTCGCGCCGATGGGTGGCGGCCATGATCTGATGGACCCGGTATCCCATCATGGCGCGGCGGGAACCACGCCGGTCGAAGCGTGGAACCGGGAACAACTGTGCGCCATCATGGAGGCATGCGGTTTTGCGCGGTACGACTGCGAGTGGTGGCATTACACGCTCAAGGACGAACCCCATCCGCACACCTATTTTGATTTCCCCATCACGTAGTTGCCGGTGCCGATCGCGTGCCCCCCGGGCCGACGGGATCGCCCGGTGACGGGGGCAGGCGTGCCGGCACCGCGCATCGTGGTCGCCGGCGGCCATTCGGCCGGGCACATCGAGCCTGCGATGAACTTCGCCGACGCGCTGCGCGAGCTGGAGCCCGCGGCCGGGATCACCGCCCTCGGCACCGTCCGCGGCCTGGACACCAAGCTCATCCCGGCCCGCGGCTACCCGCTCGAACTCATCCCGCCGGTGCCGCTGCCGCGCACGCTGAACCGGGCCCTCGTGCGGACGCCGGGCAGGCTGCGTGACTCGGTGCTGGCAGCCGGGTCGGTGCTCGACCGCGTGCGAGCCGAGGTCGTGGTGGGGTTCGGCGGCTACGTGGCCGCGCCGGCCTACCTCGCCGCCCGCAGCCGGGGCGTGCCGATCGTCGTCCACGAGGCGAACGCCCGGCCCGGCGTGGCCAACCGGCTGGCGGCCCGGATGACGACGCACGTGTTCACCGCCTCGCCGAGCGTCCAGCTGCCGCACGGCATCGCCATCGGGATCCCGCTGCGGCCGGCGATCACCGGGCTCGACCGGCCCGCGCTGCGCGACGCCGCCCGGCGGCGGTTCGGCCTGCGACCGGACGGTCCCGTGCTGATGGTCACCGGCGGTTCGCAGGGCGCCCGGGCGATCAACGCCGCGGTGTCCGGTGCAGCCGCGGCGGTACGGGGGGCCGGCGTGCAGGTGCTGCACATCACCGGGCCGGGGCACGTGGTCGAGGTGCCGGACGGCGACCCCGCCGACCCGCCCTACGTCGTCGTGCCCTACGTCCACGAGATGCAGTACGCCTACGCCGCGGCCGACTTCGTGATCTGCCGCTCGGGGGCGATGACGTGCGCCGAACTCGCCGCTGTCGGCCTGCCGGCCGCCTACGTCCCGCTGCCGGAGCGCGGCGGAGAACAGCGGCTGAACGCCGAGCCGGTCGTCGAGGCCGGCGGGGCGCTGCTCGTCAACGACGCCGACCTCGGCCCGGGCCTGGATCGAGACCACCCTGATCCCGCTGCTCACCGATCCCCGGCGATCGCGGCGATGTCGGCCCGGGCGTCGGCGGCCGGCGCACCCGACGCGGACGTCGTCCTGGCCCGGCACGTGCTCGCCGTCGTCGCTGAGCGACGCGGGCCTGAGAGGCGGCGCTGCTGATCGTCATGCGCCGGTGTGCCGCGGCGCCGCGGGTAGTCGCACCGTGACGCAGAGCCCCCCGGCGGCCCGGGGGGTGAGGGTCAGCGTTCCGTCGTGTGCCTGGACGATGCTCTTGACGATGGCCAGGCCGAGGCCGACACCGGCGTGGTCACTGCGGATGCGCTGGGTGCCGCGCTGGAACGGCTCGGTGAGTGTCGAGACCAGCTGGGGGGAGAGCTTCGCGCTGGTGTTTTCGACGGTCACCACGACGGACTCGGCGCGGACGGCGGTGTGGACGTGCACCGTGCCGTGTTCGGGCAGATTGTGGACGATCGCGTTGTGCACGAGATTCGTGGTCATCTGCAGCAGGAGCGCGTGAGAGCCGCTGGCCGGGGCCATGTCGCCGGAGGTCTCGATGGTCAGACCGCGTGCTTCCGCGAGGGGAAGGAGCGTTTCCGTGGCCTCTTCCGCGATGAGCGACAGGTCGACGAGTTCCCGGGTGAAGGACCGCTGGTCGGCGCGGCTGAGCAGGAGCAGCGCCTCGATGAGGTCGATCGCCCGGGTGTTGACGAAGCGGAGGCGGTCGATGAGTTCGCCGGTGTCCCGGCTCGGGTCGTTGCGGGCCACGTCGAGGAGTGTCTGCGTGATCGCCAACGGGGTGCGCAGTTCGTGGGAGGCGTTGGCCGCGAATCTCTGCTGTTCGGCGACGTGTGCTTCGAGCCGTGCGAGCATCGTGTCGAAGGCGTCGGCGAGTTCGCGGAACTCGTCGTTGCGGCCTTCCAAATGGATCCGGTGGGCGAGCGATCCCTCCGCCGCGAGGCGGGTGGCGTGGGTGATGCGCGTCAGGGGCGAGAGCATCCTGCCGGCGAGGACCCATCCGCCCAGGAGACCGAACACCAGCAGGAACGCCAGCGCTGCGACTGCTTTCGGGACGAAGGCGCGCTGGAGGTCGGAGCGGTTGGGAATGTGGATGTACAACCCGGGGATGCGGATCACCTCGGGTACGTAACGCAGCAGGAACACCCACACTGCGCCGAGCAGCAAGGCGCAGGCGAGCATGAGGAACCCGGCGTAGCTGACCGTGAGTTTGAGACGAACGCTCAACCCGGGCGGTCTATTCACGGTCCCCTCCCGCGCGCCCGGTCTCCGCTTCGGTGCTGATGCGGTAGCCGACGCCGGCCACGGTGGCGATGAGCCAGGGTTCGCCGAGGCGTTTGCGCAGGGCCGAAACGGTGATGCGCACAGCGTTGGTGAACGGGTCGGCGTTCTCGTCCCACGCTCGTGCCAGGAGTTCTTCGGCGCTGACGACACCGCCTTCGGCAGCGACGAGAACTTCGAGCACGGCGAACTGTTTGCGGGTGAGCGCGACGTAGCGGCCGTCCCGGTAGACCTCGCGGCGGAACGGGTCCAGGCGCAGTCCCGCGATTTCCCGCACGGGGGGCCGGTTGTGGGCGCGCCTGCGGTCGAGTGCTCTGAGACGGAGCACGAGTTCGCGGAGTTCGAAGGGCTTGGTGAGGTAGTCGTCGGCTCCGAGTTCGAACCCGGAGGCCTTGTCGTCGAGACGGTCGGCAGCGGTGAGCATGAGGATCGGGGTGCCGCTGCCGGAAGCGACGATGCGTTTGGCGACCTCGTCGCCGGAGGGGCCGGGGATGTCCCGGTCGAGGACGGCGATGTCGTAGGCGTTGATGCTCAGCAGTTCCAGAGCGGTATCGCCGTCACCGGCGATGTCCGCGGCGATCGCTTCCAGGCGCAGGCCATCACGGATTGCCTCGGCCATATACGGTTCGTCCTCGACGATCAGCACACGCACAGTCGCGATACTACGAGCTGACGCATATCGCCCGCATATCGAAAACCGGATACCGCCTGGCAACACCGCACTGCCTTCACTGGACGCATGCCCTACAGCGAATCCGTCGTCCGGCGCGCCCTCGGCGAGGCCGAGGGCGCGGTCCCCATCCCCGTGTCCGTTTTCGACGAAGAGGTCCCGGCCGTGGCCAACCTCGACCCCGATCTGCTCGCTGCCCTGCGCAAGGCCGCAACCGCTGCCGCGGCCGAGGGGGTGGAGTTCTTCGTCAACGGTGGCTGGCGTTCCCCCGAGTACCAGGAACAACTACGCGATGCAGCGGTCGCGAAGTACGGCTCGGCGCGGGAAGCTGCCCGGTGGGTGACCACGGCGGAGACCTCTGCTCACGTGGCGGGGCAGGCGGTCGACCTCGGGCCCGCCGAGGCCAGGGCGTGGTTGTCCGAGCACGGCGCCGAGTACGGGCTGTGCCAGATCTACCGCAACGAACCCTGGCACTACGAACTGCGTCCCGAAGCGGTCGAACACGGCTGCCCGCCCCTGTACGACGACCCCACGCACGATCCGAGGATGCAGCAGTGAGCAGCAGGCGGAGAGCTGTCCGTGGGTGTCCACTCGCCGAGGTGCGGGGCTTGACGCATTAGGTTTGTTCTGCAAACCTGATGCGTATGCAATCGAGTCTGGGGGACGAGAACGCTGCCGCGGCCACCCTCGAGGATCTGCGAACGCTCCGCCGCAAGGTCCGGCAGGACCGGTGGGGGTATCCGTTCCCGCTGCTGCTGTTCGGTGCGTTGCTCCTGGTGGCGCCGTACGTCCACCGGAACTTCTGGCTGGCCGGGGTGATCGGCGGTGTCGTCGTGACCGCACTGTGGTACCGGCGGCGGGGCGTGCGCGTGGGGGTGGAGGCCGACACCACGAACTGGCTGCTGGCCGCGGGCGCGGCAGTGCTGGGATTCGCGGTGGGGGCTCCGCTGCTGTCCACGCTGTTCTTCGGGCTGTATTCACGCCCGGAGGTGAACCTGCCGATCATGCTCGGCGCGGCCGTCGGGGTGCTCATCAGCTGGCGCCGGGGTCGCCGCCTCGCCGTGGTCCTGTTCTCGGTACTGGGTTTCGCGTCCCTCGGCGTGTACCTGATCCGCGGCATGGCCGGGCTGCTGGTGATCGCCGCCGGACTGCTCGTCCTCGCCTGGCTCGAACGCAGCGCGCTGTGCGCCGCCATCGGGGTCGCGTTCACCGGCACCGCGCTGCTGGCCAATCTCTACGACATGTCGAACGCGCTGGCGCACACCGGGATCTGGCACCCGGACCTCGTGCACGACTCACGCCTGCAGCTTCTCTGCGACCTCGCCTTTCCCGCGGCCGTACTCCTCGCCGGCGGGCTGATCGCCTTGGTCTGGACCAACAGGGCTGCCCGGTGAGCGCACATCCGACCAGCGGTCTCGACGAGGTCGTCCACCAGCGCCACCGGCTGGGCATCCTGACCATCGCGGTCGAGTCCAAACGGGTCGAGTTCGGTTACCTCCGCACGACGCTGAACCTGACCGCGGGCAACCTCTCGCGGCACATCGCGGTGCTCGAGGAAGCGGGTCTGATCACGGTCGAGAAGGGGTACGAGGGCAAACGGCCCCGCACCTGGATCAGCATCACTCCACGCGGCCGGGACGCCCTCGCCGAGGAGATCGCCGCGCTCTCCGCCATCGTCGACAGCCTGGGTTCCCGTGACAGAACTTGACCTCCTCCCGCGGCACCGTCCACTCACGACCCGTGCACAGTGGACCGGGTTCGGTGGTACTGCGACCCTGGTGGTCGTCACCTCGGGTCTTCCGGTGTCGTCGGTCGTGGCGCTGGCGTTGGGGTTGACCGGCATGGGCGTCGTCGTACTGGCGTGGCTGGAACTGGGGCGTCACGCCTCCACGATCGGGGTCCGGCGGCTGTACCTGATCGCGGCGACCTGGTGCGTTCCGCTGCTGGCCGCGCGGCCGCTGTTCAGCGGCGACGTGTATTGCTACCTCGCCCAGGGGACGGTCGCCGACCTGGGGTTCGACCCGTACCGGCTCGGTCCGGCCGCCGCTCTCGGCGCGGACTCCCCGGTGACCAAGCTGGTCAGCGTCTACTGGCAGGACACACCGGCGCCGTATGGTCCGGCGTTCGTCGAGCTGTCCCGCGTGATCGCGCACTTCGCCGGGCAGAACGTGGTGGCAACGGTTCTGTCGTTCCGGCTCGTCGAACTGGCCGGGGTCGCGCTGATCGCCTGGGCCCTGCCCCGGCTAGCCCGGCGCACGGGAGTCGTGCCGTCCACCGCGGTGTGGCTGGGATTGCTGAACCCGCTGCTGCTGTGGCACATCGTTGCCGGGGTGCACAACGAGGGTCTCCTGATGGGCCTGCTGCTCGCCGGGCTGGAGATCGCGCTGTCCGGGCGGGTCGCCGCCGGTGTCGTGCTGTTGACGGTCGCGGCGAACATCAAGTTCGTGGGGGTGGCGGCGCTGTGCTTCCTGGCGGTGGAACTGGCGCGCCGCGCGACCCACACCCGGGACCGGGTCGCGGTGGTCTTCGGTGTGGCCGCGGGTTTCCTGCTCGTGTCCACCGCGATCGCGGCCGGCACCGGGCTCGGCTTCGGCCGGATCGCGGCGGCCGGTTCCCCGGCGCAGGTGCACAGCTGGCTGGCACCGACCAACCAGCTCGGCTTCCTGATCGGTGCCCTGGCCGGCACCAGCCTCACCGACGCGGCGATCAGGACGTGCGTGTGGGCCGGTGCGGTGGTCGGTGCCGTGGTGGCGGTGAGACTGCTGTGGGGCGGGTTCCACGGCCGGTTCCACGCCGTGCACGGTGTCGGGCTGGTGTTCGCGGCGATGCTCGTCACCGGTCCGGTCGTGCAACCGTGGTATCTGTTGTGGACACTCCTGCCGCTGGCGGCGGGTGTCCGGACCGGACGGTCGCGCTGGGTGCTCGCCGGGCTCAGCGCGGTGGTCGCACTCCTGCTCCCGCCCGCCGCGGGAAGTCCCGGCGTTCTCTTCGCGGGGTACCTGACCGCCGTGTTCCTGCTCGGCGGCGTCCTGTTGCTGCCGCGCACCCGACGGCCTGGCCTCGTGTCCGAATGAGATGGCGAAGGTGCCCGCCCCGACGGGGTGGCGGCGGGCGCCTTCGCCCACGTCAGCGATCGTTCGGAAAGTCCTGCATGACGCGTTTGCCGCTGAAAGTGCCCTCGACGAAGACGGTCAATTTTCGTTCAGGGAGGTTGTGCCGGCCACCTTGCGATGCGCGATGAGTTACGCACTTTCCAAGACCGTTGATGGAGGCCCAGTCCCTCGAATGCCACTCATCATCTTCCACATAGCCCACGTCGTATTGCGCGGAATAGTTGTTCGCCTGGGTGTCGCAGAGCTTGAAGATGTCGCCGTGTTTTTTGATGTATAGTATTGCGCCAGGCGCCGAGATGACGTAGTCCCAGCCACCGGGCGGCGGCGGGTCGGTGGTGGCCGAGGCGGTGGTGGTTCCGGCGAGTACGGCTGTCGCGGTTGCGGCGATCGTGCCTGCGGTGAGCAGGGTCTTGCGGAGCTTCATGATCGGGCCTTTCGGCGAGTTGCGGGTTCAGCCATCGATGACGAGCAAGGTACTGGACCAGTGGTCAATCTGACAAGAGGATCGTTCAACAATCCTCTCGGCATTGGCGTCATCCGCGCCGCACGAAATCGCCCGGCCTGCGAAGTTCGGCAGGCCGGGCGACGCATGCCGGGCGTGAGGGACCGGTCCCGCGGAGAGCCCGGCCGAGGCGGATCACCCCGATGTAGGTGGGTGGTGGGCGCGCCAGTAGTCCGCGATCCGGTCCCGGCCGGCGAGCCAGACGTCCGAGCGGTGCGCAATCTGGTCGAGCACCCGCTGCAAGCCCGCCATGCGGGCGGGACGGCCGATGATGCGCGGGTGCAGCCCGATCGACATCATCCGCGGGCGCCACCTGCTTTCGGTGAGCAGGAAGCTGAAGCAGTCCAGCGTGTACCGCGCGAAATCCTCGCCGGTGAAGAACTGCTGCTTGTAGAACTTGGTGTCGTTGACGTCGAGGCTGTACGGGATGACGAGGAACGGTTCGCCGTCCACGTCCTCGTAGTACGGCAGGTCGTCGTTCACGGCGCCGGAGTCGTAAACCAGCCCGCATTCCTTCAGCAACGACCTGGTGTGCACGGTGTTCGGCGGCCGGGTGAACCAGCCCTGGACCCGCCGTCCGGTGAGCTTTTCCAGTGACCGCACGCACGCCTGGATGTTGTCCCGTTCCTGCTCCCGCGTCATGCCGGTGTGCGGGATCCAGCGGTAGCCGTGGCCGACGAAGTCGCAGTCGCGCTCCAGCAGGGCGGCGGTGACGGCCGGGTTGCGTTCGAGGGCCAGCGCCGAGGCGAACACCGTGGGGACGACGCCATGCGCGTCGAGCACCCGCAGCAGGCGCCAGATCCCCACCCGGCTGCCGTATTCGAAGGTGGACTCGGTGAACAATTCCCGCTCGCCGTCGGGGACGTCGTAGCGGGCTTCGACGAGGTGTTCACGAGTGGTGTCGCCGTCGAGGCCGTTGCGTTCCGCGCCCTCCTCGTAGTTGATCACCACGTCGACCGCGAGCCGCGCGCCACCGGGCCATTCGAAGTCCGGTGGGAATTCCCCGTAGCCCACGAAATCGCGGGAAATCGCAGTACTCACTCACTCCTCCTCGAACGGCCTGCCGGTCCGAGCCCGGACTGTACGGCCCACACCGGGCTCCGCGCTGTCCCACAGTTTGAGGACTGCCCCTGTCCGGCCCGGCGTCCTAGCGTGAGCCGACACCGAGAATCCGGAAAGGACGTTCGATGCCCGCTGTGAAGCACGGTGACCTGACGGTGTTCGCGACGCGCGTGCTGTCGAGCATCGGCATGCCGGCGGACCACGCCGCGGCGACCGCGGAGTGTCTGGTGTCGGCCAACCTGCGCGGGCTGGACAGCCACGGTGTGCTGCGGCTGCTGCAGTACGCCGAAACCGTGCGTGAGGGCCGGGTCCGGCCCGATCCCGCCGTGACCGTCCGCCGCCCGCGAGGGGGGCACCCGCTCGTCGACGCGGGCGGCGGATACGGCTACGTGCCGACGCTGCTGGCGGCGGATCTCGCGGTGCGGACGGCGGCGGAACGCGGGGTGGGTGTGGCCGGGGTGCGCAACAGCCACCACTTCGGCATGGGCGCCACCTACGTGGAGCGCATCGCGCGGGCAGGGCTCGCCGGGATCGTCCTGTCGAACACCGGTCCGGTGCTCGCCCCACCGGGTGTCCGGCGCCCCCTGCTGGGCAACAACCCGCTCGCCATCGCGATTCCCCGCCGTGCGCCGCACCCGCCGATCGTGCTCGACATGGCCATGAGCCAGACGGCCTTCGGCCGGATCAGGCTGGCGGCGGCGGAATCCCGGGAGATCCCGGAAGGCTGGGCATTGGACGCCGACGGCCGCCCGACCACAGACGCACGAACCGCGCTGGCCGCCGGATTGCTCGCGCCCATGGGCGGGCACAAGGGCTTCGGCCTGGCGCTGATCGTCGACCTGCTGGCCGGGGTCCTCACCGGATCGCGGTTCGGCGCCCGGGCCGACGCACATGACCACCCGGACGGCGGGGTCGGGCACCTGGTCATCGCGATATCACCCGAGCTGTTCCTGGACCGCACCGAATTCGAGACCCGCGTCGAGGAACTGGTCGGCCAGCTGCGGGCCGGCGACGTACGCGACGCGGTGCTGCTACCGGGGGAGCGCGAACAACACACCGAGCGCGAACGCCGTCGGCACGGGATCGAGATCTCCGCCGATCTCGCGGCGCAGCTCGCCGCCCTGGCGCGAACCCTCGGCGTGCCGGATCCATTCGACGGGAGTGAATCATGACCTTCACCCTTGCTGCCGTGGGGGACCTGGTGCCCACCCGGCCGCTCGGCGCCGAGCTCCGGCCGGCGGTGCGGGGCGTCGCCGGGCTGCTGTCCGCGGCCGACGTCGCGTTCGGCGACCTGGAAATCGCTCTCACCGACCGCGGGTGCCCGCAGGAGAAGCTCATTACGTTCCGGGCGCGGCCCGGGCTCGCTGACGACGTGCGCGCGCTCGGGTTCGACGTGGTGGCCCTGGCCAACAACCACAGCATGGACTACGGCTTCGACGCCGTCGCCGGCACGATGGGTGAGCTCGACCGCGTCGGCATCCGCCACACCGGCGCCGGGGCGGGGCTGCGGGAGGCCGAGCGTGGCTGCGTGCTCCGGGTGGGCGACGTCCGGGTCGGCTTCCTCGCCTGGTCGTGCTTGTTGCCGCCCGGCTTCGCCGCCGCCGCCGACCGCCCGGGGATCGCGCCCATCCACGTGTCGACCTCGTTCGAGATCGACGGGGCGGGTGTGCTGGAGGAGCCGGGGGCGCCGCCCGTCGTCCGGACCCGGGTCGTTGCCGGCGACCTGGAGCGGGTGACGGCCCGGATCGCCGAGTTCCGCGGCGACGTGGACTTCCTGGCGGTTTCGGTGCACTGGGGCTTCGGCTTCGGTCCGGCGCTGGCGGAGTACCAGCGCCCGCTGGGACACGCACTGATCGACGCCGGCGCCGACCTCGTCCTGGGCTCGCACGTGCACGGTCTGCAAGGCGTGGAACGCTACCGGGACAAGGTAATCCTCTACAGCCCCGGCAATTTCATCGCCCAGCAACCCCGTGCGGGCGTCTCCGCGGACATCCTCCGGATCTACGACGCGATGTCACCGGACGGCTACCTGGCGGTAGCGGAGGTGGCACCCACCGGTAGCTACCGGATGCACCTCCACCCGACGATGACCGGACCGGACGGCCTTCCGGGACTCGCCGGGCCCGCCGACCGGGAACGCATCGCGCGGGAGCTGATCCGGTTGTCCGGGCCCTTGGACACGTCCCTGACCTTCGACGGCGAGGTGGTCGGGGTGGGTGATCGCACGTGCTGACCGTTCACGAACGCAGCGAGCGGCTGCGGGCACTGCCCACGGTGGTCGTGCGTGCCGTGCTCGCCGAACTCGGGAT
The sequence above is a segment of the Amycolatopsis viridis genome. Coding sequences within it:
- a CDS encoding winged helix-turn-helix domain-containing protein, giving the protein MSAHPTSGLDEVVHQRHRLGILTIAVESKRVEFGYLRTTLNLTAGNLSRHIAVLEEAGLITVEKGYEGKRPRTWISITPRGRDALAEEIAALSAIVDSLGSRDRT
- a CDS encoding UDP-N-acetylglucosamine--N-acetylmuramyl-(pentapeptide) pyrophosphoryl-undecaprenol N-acetylglucosamine transferase; this encodes MPAPRIVVAGGHSAGHIEPAMNFADALRELEPAAGITALGTVRGLDTKLIPARGYPLELIPPVPLPRTLNRALVRTPGRLRDSVLAAGSVLDRVRAEVVVGFGGYVAAPAYLAARSRGVPIVVHEANARPGVANRLAARMTTHVFTASPSVQLPHGIAIGIPLRPAITGLDRPALRDAARRRFGLRPDGPVLMVTGGSQGARAINAAVSGAAAAVRGAGVQVLHITGPGHVVEVPDGDPADPPYVVVPYVHEMQYAYAAADFVICRSGAMTCAELAAVGLPAAYVPLPERGGEQRLNAEPVVEAGGALLVNDADLGPGLDRDHPDPAAHRSPAIAAMSARASAAGAPDADVVLARHVLAVVAERRGPERRRC
- a CDS encoding polysaccharide deacetylase family protein, translating into MSTAISRDFVGYGEFPPDFEWPGGARLAVDVVINYEEGAERNGLDGDTTREHLVEARYDVPDGERELFTESTFEYGSRVGIWRLLRVLDAHGVVPTVFASALALERNPAVTAALLERDCDFVGHGYRWIPHTGMTREQERDNIQACVRSLEKLTGRRVQGWFTRPPNTVHTRSLLKECGLVYDSGAVNDDLPYYEDVDGEPFLVIPYSLDVNDTKFYKQQFFTGEDFARYTLDCFSFLLTESRWRPRMMSIGLHPRIIGRPARMAGLQRVLDQIAHRSDVWLAGRDRIADYWRAHHPPTSG
- a CDS encoding sensor histidine kinase — encoded protein: MNRPPGLSVRLKLTVSYAGFLMLACALLLGAVWVFLLRYVPEVIRIPGLYIHIPNRSDLQRAFVPKAVAALAFLLVFGLLGGWVLAGRMLSPLTRITHATRLAAEGSLAHRIHLEGRNDEFRELADAFDTMLARLEAHVAEQQRFAANASHELRTPLAITQTLLDVARNDPSRDTGELIDRLRFVNTRAIDLIEALLLLSRADQRSFTRELVDLSLIAEEATETLLPLAEARGLTIETSGDMAPASGSHALLLQMTTNLVHNAIVHNLPEHGTVHVHTAVRAESVVVTVENTSAKLSPQLVSTLTEPFQRGTQRIRSDHAGVGLGLAIVKSIVQAHDGTLTLTPRAAGGLCVTVRLPAAPRHTGA
- a CDS encoding response regulator transcription factor, which translates into the protein MRVLIVEDEPYMAEAIRDGLRLEAIAADIAGDGDTALELLSINAYDIAVLDRDIPGPSGDEVAKRIVASGSGTPILMLTAADRLDDKASGFELGADDYLTKPFELRELVLRLRALDRRRAHNRPPVREIAGLRLDPFRREVYRDGRYVALTRKQFAVLEVLVAAEGGVVSAEELLARAWDENADPFTNAVRITVSALRKRLGEPWLIATVAGVGYRISTEAETGRAGGDRE
- the vanX gene encoding D-Ala-D-Ala dipeptidase VanX, encoding MHEDFVFVDEFVTGIRWDAKYATWDNFTGKPVDGYLSNRIVGTRALCAALAEAQEKAESLGFGLLLWDGYRPQRAVDCFLRWSQQPEDGRTKPRHYPNIDRAEMFEKGYVAAKSGHSRGSTVDLTLYHLATGELAPMGGGHDLMDPVSHHGAAGTTPVEAWNREQLCAIMEACGFARYDCEWWHYTLKDEPHPHTYFDFPIT
- the mptB gene encoding polyprenol phosphomannose-dependent alpha 1,6 mannosyltransferase MptB, which gives rise to MVVTSGLPVSSVVALALGLTGMGVVVLAWLELGRHASTIGVRRLYLIAATWCVPLLAARPLFSGDVYCYLAQGTVADLGFDPYRLGPAAALGADSPVTKLVSVYWQDTPAPYGPAFVELSRVIAHFAGQNVVATVLSFRLVELAGVALIAWALPRLARRTGVVPSTAVWLGLLNPLLLWHIVAGVHNEGLLMGLLLAGLEIALSGRVAAGVVLLTVAANIKFVGVAALCFLAVELARRATHTRDRVAVVFGVAAGFLLVSTAIAAGTGLGFGRIAAAGSPAQVHSWLAPTNQLGFLIGALAGTSLTDAAIRTCVWAGAVVGAVVAVRLLWGGFHGRFHAVHGVGLVFAAMLVTGPVVQPWYLLWTLLPLAAGVRTGRSRWVLAGLSAVVALLLPPAAGSPGVLFAGYLTAVFLLGGVLLLPRTRRPGLVSE
- a CDS encoding D-alanyl-D-alanine carboxypeptidase family protein, which gives rise to MPYSESVVRRALGEAEGAVPIPVSVFDEEVPAVANLDPDLLAALRKAATAAAAEGVEFFVNGGWRSPEYQEQLRDAAVAKYGSAREAARWVTTAETSAHVAGQAVDLGPAEARAWLSEHGAEYGLCQIYRNEPWHYELRPEAVEHGCPPLYDDPTHDPRMQQ
- the vanA-Sc gene encoding D-alanine--(R)-lactate ligase VanA-Sc; this translates as MDRLQVGIIFGGCSEEHPVSVKSAQEVAKHLDTEKYEPFYIGITSSGAWMLCDGPGANWENGRCRPAVLSPDRSVRGLLVLEQGHYQTINLDVVLPVLHGKLGEDGAIQGLLELSGIPYIGCDVQSSALCMDKSLTYTVVRGAGIATPNFWIVPADEDVHPGRFTFPVFVKPARSGSSFGVSKVSREEDLMDAVETARQYDSKVLIEEAVVGSEIGCSILGNDPDLFAGEVDRIALSHGFFRIHQEDAPELGSENSAFIVPADIPAESRALVQETAKDIYRALGCRGLARVDMFLKEDGSVVLNEVNTFPGLTSYSRYPRMMAAAGLPLAEVIDRTVSLALTGK
- the vanH gene encoding D-lactate dehydrogenase VanH, with product MSYREPARTVGRRTRSPAPSSSSAAPATGITIYGCGPDEAPVFREMASRFGVVTTVTAAPVSEANAGLASGNRCVSIGHKTRVTNSTLLALSDVGVRYISTRSIGYNHLDVNYAASVGISVENVSYSPDSVADYTLMLMLMAVRNAKSVIRRVDVHDYRLTEVRGKELRDLTVGVIGTGRIGAAVVDRLRGFGCRILACDNRPKAPVDYVPLDELLRRSDIVTLHTPLTADTHHLLDHQRIEQMKRGAFIINTGRGALVDTEALVSALDSGRLGGAALDVLEGEEGTFYADCRDKPITSKPLLRLHEMPNVLISPHTAYYTDHALRDTVENSLANCLKFESRNQHG